ATCAAATGCCATTATACCACCATGGCTGTAGGTTTAGATGTGAGATGCTCACAATTTTGTTTCAATACAGGGCTTCAGCAATGCTGAGAAGGATTGGAAAGAGCTTGGAAATACACTTACCAGGTGCTGAGGGGACACTGACACATAGAACTACTgaagagacaaaacaaaccaagatATTTGTTGAACATATGGCAACACATAACAATAAGCATATTCCATATTGTACAATTCATTGTTGTTAGGACCATGGCCAATGGCCATACAGCATGTTCTGATTGATGACTGGTGTCGTATGCAAAAGTCTGAGTTTGTACAATGCAGTCTGATTTGTGCTGTTACACAGCTAACCCACAGACCCAGCTTCCTGTTTCAGCTTTTCAGTTTTTCAACAACGCTTACAAACTTACTTCTGGAAGTCAAAGTACTTTTGTAAAattgtgtagaggtgtgttgatgggggaaggagagagagactccctGAATCACCTTTGCTGACCCCTTATTGAAAACCATACAGCTAATAACTCATTCTTCATTTTAGACTGTGAGTACGTACAGACTATTTACCTTCTAGAACTGAGaacaaacaaatattttatttgacatttgaaaacacaaatgcacagcagATTACTGTATTGAAAGCATGTTAAAGTGAAAGGGAAAAGCATAattttccatatagcctactgtgtgtTCTCTGAGAATAGAACACTAACTTCAAGTGCACTCATAAACCCAGTTcaaaattgttgttgttgaatagTTGAAACCAGAGAAATGTTATAAATGTATCTCATCTTATGTCTGAtaagacatttttttatttcttttcttgtGGCCTGTAGAGTGAGCCTGTCTGAACCCAgatgtagaatagaatagaatagaatagaatcttTATTTGTCATTATTCAACAAGTTGAACAACGAAAATTGCAAGTGTCCACTAACAGTGCCAGTataaaaataaagataagagataaaacctaaaatataaaaatattaaatacatataaataaataaagacattCACATCAGCGGGCTTTGGCAGCATTTAGAAGTGATATGGTTGATGGGTAGAAACTGTTCTtaagtctgtttgtatgtgtttttgtggatCTGAAACGTCTGCCAGATGGACGTTCGAAAAGTTTGTGTCCTGGATGAGTGGGGTCTTGGAGGATCCTGGCAGCACTCTTGAGGCAGCGTGATTTGTACAGGTCCTCTAGAGGGAGGAGACTGCTTCCAACAATCCGCTGGGCAGTGTGAATTATCCTGTCTAGCTTCTTCCTCTGTGCAACTGTGCAGCTGGAGTACCATGCACAGAGGCAGTAGCTCAGGACACTCTCCACTGTGCTGCGGTAGAAGGACACCAGAAGCTTCTCTGTGATGTTGTTTTTCCTGAGGACCCTCAGGAAATAGAGTCTCTTCTGGGCCTTCCCCACCAGCTCTGCAATGTGCAGTCCCCAGGTCAGGTTGTCACTGATGGTGACTCCAAGGAAGCGGAACTCCGAGACCCTCTCCACGCAGGCCCCATTGATGTGGAGTGGCTGGATGTTGTGCCTCTTTTTCCTGAAGTCAACAACCAGCTCCTTGGTCTTTTTTGTGTTTAGGAGCAGGTTGTTGTCCCGGCACCACACTGAcagtctctccacctcctccctgtaGGCTGACTCATCTTCCCCTGTAATGAGCCCCACCACTGTCGTGTCGTCCGCAAACTTGACGATGGTGTTGCTGTGGTGAATGGGGGTGCAGTCATGTAGCTGTTAGAACTAGGCTACAGTAACCTGGGTTGTTTAACTAGGTCTGTTTGCAACTGGTTTGGAATTGTATAATAGCCTACCTGTAATTTCAAGTCGACACAAACATGTATTCATTTTGTGTAAGAATTACAAAAAAGTGTGTcatttatgaaaaaaagtgtctagatttttttagtattgattttattactctatatgagcccaatattgaaaatcagttggaatttttaaaaaatatgcttttatatagaagttatgttactgtccacgtatgtggacagtgcgcaacaaaggggtaaaaaataataaaatgtagtgacagaaaatgtggaaactatggccctctacttcctccatactacccacccagccctctactacccccatactacccacccacctctctactacctccatactacccgcccaacccctctactacccccattattgctcaccgaccctcacccacccctctactacccccatattacccacctctactaccaccactacccaaccacccctctactacatccctactacccacccctctactactaatccacccacccctctagtactctcatacccacccctctactacccacccacccctctactacccccatattaccataccaccttggcattaccacatgtaattaggtcattatttataaatatgtttaccaaatgtttgtttctttgtaatttaaagcaattaaaatcatatttgaaaaaaaaaagaaaaaaaggcctagttacaaaatctaatttttggccatttgactcctctgttgcgcaacgtccacatacgtggacagttgctttttagggtctacaaactccattttacatccgatttaatttctgaaaacatagagttgttcaacacactctcctgtacagcataataataatttttttacatgattttgcctttttgagtactagctttttacagatatgcctggagcattcagcatatggacattactgtcactcatgttgaattgatgatgtcatcaagcagtcaatattccagatataagatgatacatattgctaatatattgccaaggacctactaaaactgccctgaagtggattggtgtatatcaacatgataaataagtagaaaacagagttaaagttactgtccacgcatgtggacgttgcgcatgaaagggttaaaaaaATACACATGTTGTGTGACCTTGTAGGCTATAAGCAATGTGTTACAAATAACGCAAACTGTCTTATCTGTATCTAACAGATGTGTTAAGAAACAATACAAGTTGTTTCATTTTCAACAGTGTAATACACATTTTCAAGTAGCACCTGAGTGTATGTCCAGCACTTACCACAGAGAGTAAAAAAATAACCAATGTGTGAACTGACTACATTTTGTGATATGTTTATTCACATCCTCTTCCTGCTATAGTACAGCTTCTCCTGTTCTTTCAACAGTTTTTTTAATGTTTATGATTAAGTGATGCATTTCTCTTCATTACTACAGTAAATGCTGtcctgaaaatgtgaaaatatgcCAGACAGAGCAGCTTAATCGCCAGTGGACACCAAGAtatacaagacagacaacaaacaaaattaacaaataataaaatgaatgtATGTCCAGCACTACCACAGAGAGTAAAAATAACCATAGTGTGAACTGCCTATTTTGCGATATGTTAATTCACATCCTCTTTCTGCTATAGCTTTTCCTGTTCTTtcaatgctttttaaaaaatgtttatgATTAAGTGATACATTTCTCATATAGAAATAAATGCTTTCCTGAAAACGTGAAAAGATGCCAGGTGGGGCAGCATAATCGCCAGTGTCGTGACACTAAGATATACAAGACaggacagaaaacaaacaaaattgaccaataataaaataaataaataaataaacaagactttttttaaaagagaaaaTTCCATGTTAACTTAGTCTAATTGATTGCATCTAAGTTAAACGGCTGAGAAAAGTTCCAGGGCAATGATGATGGTGTATAGTGTCTTTATCCCAGACCAAGAGTTATGCAAAAGCTTCTAAACGCCACCTCAATCAAAAATGAGATGACAACCGTGTATGAGggaatgctctccacacatacGATATGTTAATCAAATCATTTCACTTCAAAATCCactaaataccactctcttcctgacCAGAAATATCAATTTGAAGGCAAAAACCAGGTTTGCATCTGAACATGGCCATAGCAACATGTTTTATCTAAAGCACCTCGAGTTACAGGGGAGAACACTATTTTGTAAGTAACCTGCGTATGTTCTTGTGTTGAATTGAACTCCCAATCAAACTACAAATTTATATATGAGAACTACATGTAAGAATATGTTTTTAATATCACATCAGTTTTGGAAGGGTATAGCATCCTATTCTGTTAGAATTTTTAAACATGGCCTGTTCattaaagtaaaaaagaaagaaagaaaacagattCAGAAAGTGTCCCATATGTTCTCATAAAGTACCTTCACACAATCGAGAGGTTATCCATGAACTTGAGAATAAACACAACCAGAATTACCTGAGAACAGCGTGAGCAGAGTCCTTGACATCTCCAGCACTGATGAGAATCTgtcagcgtttttttttttttttttttttttttttttgatgtgaAGTGcagcttcctctttttttttatttttttattttttttaaagaaatctgACTACATTCTAAACTGGTTCAGTGGGTGTTACAAGCTACATTAACCAACCAAATAGCTGGACATAATATGACCATTGCATGATGCTGCATGGGTTAGCCAATGAAAGTAAAGCAGGCTTTTCAACTTCTTCTCTCCAACCCCCACTCCTACAACTCCTTGTAGACCACAAGTCTTGCATCTTGTATGTGTTCTAAAGCCACACATGTTCTACAAGGTCAACCACTGATATTACGCGATGCTTTGCAGTGTGACTAGACTTTTACCATATGctagtgtgattgtgtgtgtgtggctgtatgaGTGTTTATCCTTATGTGTGCACcggtgtgcatatttgtgtgtgtgtgtgtgtgtgtgtgtgtgtgtgtgtgtgtgtgtgtgtgtgtgtgtgtgtgtgtgtgtgtgtgtatatgtgtgtatcccTCTTTAGATCATGGTCAAGTGAAGTTGTGAAACCAACAGAAAGGACAATCAAAGTGTAGCCAGTGGGAACTGACTCGGGACTTCAGCAGTGTTTtgaacacacagagtgtgttcGCAACTCAGGCCACCCATGAGTCCCACCCGGACATTGATTCGTATGCCTTCTCCAGAGTTGCTATAAGAAGAAGGACAAAATTAGCAGTGAATGACATAGTGAGATTGTAAATTGATGTCGGTAATTGTTAATTGCTTAACGTTACCTACATTTAGCTATGGGGAAGAAAAGGCGATATTGCACACTATGTCTATTTCAACattaattttgtcagctaaatGGAACGTTATGGAAAATGGCAACATTGTGAACAACCAAACTTAGGCTACATTAGGCTGTACATATTCTGCCCTGTTTCTCTAGTATTTCAACACAATATCAGTAATGGCcgtgtttcccagatttgttaagaagttAAATGCGAAGAACTTCtttggagcgttcttagaacgttcttagagtgctcctaaaaagttcttagcacttaagccAATGTTGGTGTTCTCAACTATTGTGAGTGAAAAATAAATGGCATTGTAGCATGTCTTTAAATTCATTGGCTAGATGGATAGACGAAGATTTTGCAAGAGAGTTagcgaggagcaggagagagaccaGGGAGCTGATGCTCAGGAGGTCTGTGTGATTGAGGTCAGTAAAGGCTGACAGAGAAAGCTGGGGCGAGTCATCTCAAACTCAACccagatgtttttttcccccctaaggAGTTGTCTTATTCATGCCCTTTATTGCATTATTATTACATATTTAATTCTGGCAAACTTGACTTGCACTCACTGTGTAGgcttagcctatagcctatagcctatagcctaaactAAATAGTGTCATGGGATGTAAAGATAGTCCAGGTTACATATCCTGAAGAATCCtgaggagagaaaaggcaggAAGGCTGGGAAGGAAAAGAAAGTGATCCAGATAACAGTTTCTGATAAATGTTCTTCAAATAATGAATTAATTGACAAAGCCTTTGTAGGTGCGATGACATTTTTTCAGCGTGCGCATTCTGAAAAACACTCCTGGGGCTAAGCCCCCACTATCTCCCAATTCTAGTGACGCCCCTGACAGAGTGGCTGAAGGAGATGCTGCACTACAGGTATATGCCATCATGGGCagttgcattttatttttaacatgTCATATGACTCGGCttggtaaaccctgcctgaactgCCGGCGACAATCCAAAAAGACAATCCAAAAGCGTAGTCTGCAGAGCCATTTGAActgtgcccattgatcacgcctcttgagcagtagaaataaagcgcagactccccggactaatgttcaatcttaaaagattgagcttagtatagTGCTACCACATGCCCACAAGAGGGCAGCAAACTACACGCTTTGCCTGTTagcgtgaatgtgtgcatgacaTAATGCAGGCCTTTTCTAGCTATAAATGTCCAACTACAATGATGTTGGAGGGGACAAGAAATATCATAAACGTCATGAAACTCAGATGTATTCGTTAATTCATTGGATGCATGTCAGGCACAGTAGTTTCTCAAAATGACATGTAGGCTAGATGATTTATTTTGtaagatatagcctacttataCTGTGAATTTTAACCTTTTATTCATAGGATGAATGATATTACATGCAAAGTGTAAATTTAATATATTTCAACTCTCTGAAAAAAATGCCATAGTACTCTGTTCTTACAACCCTGCTTAACCAGTTAAGCAATGCAGAATGTTTGTTAATTCATGATGTGTGTTTAATTAAGGAGGAACTTTATAGCcaaatgtttgtgtaatgtaaATACAGGTATAGAGCCACTTCTTCATCAAGTGCCTCTAGTATACATCTCAGACTGGGTCTGGGACAGAAAGACTGTTGAGCAGTTAGACATACAAAGATCAGCTGTATTGTTATCAAAACATATTAAATTAATCTGTTTGTGTAGCATCTGACAATGTAATTGACTGAGTTAGGAAAAAGGTAACCTGAGTCAACCACATTATAGGCTATTCAAGGAAATAAATATGTCCAAAGGCtgagttttgttttgattgatttttgtttgtcaTGATTTACTAGTGGTTTGTATGGTTGAGTGTCCAATGAGTgtgcatatttttgtaataaacatgtttcatgaaatcatatttcaaataggctaaaaaatatatagcctaacTATTTCTCAATGTGTTGTCATATTCAAGATAACTGAGCAAGAATAGCCATGCTATAAACCTAAATTAGCCTGAGGTCAAATAGAATTTTCGCAGTGTCAAACCACTTCAATTAAATATTAAACTTAACAAACAACTGATTATCTTATTGATGATTAATTGCATTAACCCTGTTCTAAACTTCAAAGGAAGGATGATTAAATAACAGACCTCTGATTAAATCAAGATAGCGGGTGGGCCAACTACAAAACTACAATTCCCATGAACCCCTTCCTTacaaatgcgcctgctctctgggTAAATTCCTCAAAACTTGAATCATCAGTCGGCGGGAAGTAAGGAAGATGTGTATTTTGTAGCAACTTTACGGAGTCGGTTACAACTTACCACTTTACCTCAGTATTTCATGTGTTACATATTTTGCCGATGGCTCATGTGTGGCATTTCTCCTGAACGACTGAAGCGGAATAATTTCGTACATTATATCTTATTCCTTCAAAGTGTAATCGCCAAGTCGAAGAGGATTCCTCTACACTGACCAGTAGGTAAACTTGGCTAATTTCCCGATTAGTTGCTATCTAAATTAGCTATCGTTATCTAACTGTTATAgttactgtatagcctacttgcAGAAAACAACGTTATGCTGACTTGTACATAACGGTATCTGTATGATTACTTCCAGACATACTTTAACTATAGTTTTCTAGATAACCTGTTTTGGAAACATTTTAGCGAGCTAACGGCGGAAAGAATACCTTAGCTTGTTACTCAGCTGTTTACCGACGAGTGTCTGATGAGGAAGCATTGATGGTAAATGTTAGCGTTAGCTTGGTTTTGCCGGGAAAAGAAAAAGGACCCATCATATAAACTCGTTTCGAACATCTAAGTTTCCGTCAAATTGGAGTGTTGTTCTTTTTTACAATCTGTTTCATTATTCTGAAATAGAAATCTAAAACAACATAGGCCTATTGTTAGAAAGCCAGTGTTTAAGGATGGAAAAGTATGTTTATaataagtaggctatcttttaagtTATCGTTGAATTACAGCGTTTGTATTCATAAAATAGTTGTCCTACGTTTTTCCCAAATTACGTTAACTTTCATCCTATAATAATCCCTTTCACCTTTTATAGGTAATTTACAGAATGACTTCCAAAGGTTTGAAGAGGAAGTTCCCGGTGGAACCAGAGGAAATAGGGCCAGCTTGGGAGCACCAGCGGCAATCTGTGCTGGACATCTCCATTGAGAAGTTCCAGCGGGACCTCAATCTGGTCGAGCCCAGCCTGCGTCGCTCCGTGCTCATAGCCAACACCCTGCGTCAGATTCAGTTCGAGGAGCCGATGCCGAGTCCGAATGACGCCATGGTACCTCCCGTCGAACCGGTTAAGACCTCGCCTGCTCCCATCCAGCACTCACTTTTGCAAAACAACTTCAGCTTCAGCCATCAGGGACCCGTCCAGTCCTTTCCCGCGGTAGGCTACTGCCCAATGTTGACTGAAAACCACGGAGATGAGTGGATGTCCACGTCTCCTGAGGAAGAATTCTCCCTGTCCACAGCCATCTCCTCCATCCTGAAGGAGCTGGATGGAGATGGCTGCCAAGACAGCAGCCAGCCCTGTCCGTCTCCTCCTCAGAGGATGCCCCTGGGGTCTATCGAAAACCTCCCAGGAGGTTTGAACGCAGGGCCCAGGCACAGGCCAGGGTTGGCGgggcagagagcagaggaatgTGGCAGACGTTTTGAGGGGAGTTCCCAGGGTGGTAGTATGTCTGTCACACGCTCAACTTACCTGCATGATGTTGCCCTCGACAGCCTCTTCTTGGATGTGGATATGTCCGTGTTTGACAGAGAGGTGAGTTCGCTCGGGGCGCGAGCCTTCTCCACGATCGCCAACGAGGAGCTGGTGAAATACCTGCCTTCTCTCACGGGGTCCAACTCCTCTGCGCTCCCCAGTCAGGGCGTGAAAGACTTACACGAACTTGAGCACATCATGGAGATACTAGTCGAGTCCTGAGACACGTTGTGACAGGGGATATGTGTCAGGTATTATAGAGCCATAGATCAACACCTCATTGACCACGTCTACACGTTTATTTCTCTTTACAGTACACTAAGGGAACACTAAGGACCTAATGCACTATGGTTGAGTGCAGAGGAAAGGAATTGAAATACTGCTATGTGTTCTGTGAATGACCATTTAGATTTCTACTCCGAAGTTAGAAGTATATAATGACATCTTATGAAGCCTTACTGtatgaaaatatttttgaaaggtTACAGcaagcaaaatatgttttttttattattattgtttttattttttaccccGGTTATGAACCCATTATGAACTGAAGCCAGAAATAACACCTTGAGTCGGTTTCCcctacatggattaagcctagaTGTAGACTAACTGAAAACGTCCATGACATTTTCCAttggggagaggggaaaaaaacgtttAGTTTAGGACTTGACTTGATCCATGTGGAGAAAAACTTGCTGCCGGCGTTTAGTTGGAAGAGTTAAGACAAAGGGCTCATAAATTAAGAGGTCATTTGTATACACGGAGGAGCAtaaaacacaagtgtgtgtttgcagcctCAGGATCTCGGTGATGGTGCTGCATACAGAGAAcaacagaggagaaggagaaatgcTTAAAGCTCTAGTAAGCTTTAGTCAACATGGATTTGTCAGCATCAGCAAACTCTAACAAACCTTTTATTTTAGTCTACTTGAATGACACTGGTGTGTATGAATACAGCCGTTGGACGGCAGAGTTACTGACATGGTGAAATACAATGCAATGTAGAGTGTCCCAGTTTTAAATGCCAAGTTTAAGAAGGAAGATGGACCTTAAAATTGACatattttgtttttctattttaGAAATGTGAAATAACATAGCCATTCATTTGGCCACCTTCAGTGAAAGTTGTGCTGTGAATTTACCACCACTAGTCTTGTGTTAACCCTACCTCACAAATGGTGACGTCACAAATAGTGCACGCCTTCTGGTCATCCTATTTCTGGTGTTTTAAAAACCTTTGGTCACAACTGAAATAACTCTAACACCTCTGTTGAAGGGGTTAGGGGGTAGGAATCTAGGTTGTATGAGTCAAAAGCAATGATATTGTTGAgctgtgcagaattgttaaaatctTTATATTCTTTTGTTCTTAACTTAAATGTTTGGTATTTGAATCTTGGAGAGATTAAATACAATATACACTTGTTGTAGTAAAGGCCTTGTATACATATTAGTCTCTTTTACCTGTTAGCATTTCAGATGGAACTATTAGAATTGTTTACATCAGGCAAAAAATACTCTTTATTTGCTTATGTTGAAGCATTTTTTTCCTTCAAAAGAGTCATCTATTTGATTTTACTATTTAAAGTGAATTTTGCCTTATCCATATATTTTGATATTTGTTTGTGCTTTACGTTATTGTATTTTGTTATACTTACTTATTCCGTGTTGGCCTATTAATAATGTACCTGTTTATTTTTGAGTTTGGCTGTGAGGTTTTGCAAATGCACTTTGCTCTGTGATGTGACAAGATTGGGGctattttagattttttaaaaaaggaagaaaaagatgACCATTTTGTCCTTTTAAAATGGTTATGAATTGATGGTTAATTGAAATGGGCTATAATTACTTCAATATGTACTTGAATTTATAGTCTTAATTACTGAAAATTGTCACGGAAAGGAAATTatactatttatttttttatattcaaGGTTAAATTGGTTTACTGCGCAAGTAAATCGTAAACTGTAATCTGACGAGTCGAGTCGCATCTGTAATACACGATCACCCTGCCGCTCAAAGAAGAATTACAAAGTGGAATAAAGTAAGCGAATGTGAATATCCTACAGGAGTGTGGCCTAGAAGTTACACTGCGTTTCTTGGCTGCTTACAGATGGGCACTTGTATGCTCGTAGCTGCCTTTGAGGGCTTACCCAAGCCGTCTTACTGAATTATGTCTATGCAATCAGTAGTGTTCTGTTTGTAACATGTTCATAATAAAGTTTATAATGGACCATATAACCAGGATTGTGCAtgttttactgtatgtgttactgTAGGTGTATCTGTGTTTCCATGACTGTAACTTGCATACCTTGTGGACTGATAATTTAGGCATAAACAAAATATTAGGACAATACCAGATGTGTTTATCAGATTCAATACCAGATAAAGATTAAAGAATATACCAGTAACATTATCAGAACACCAGATGAAGGTTAAAGAATATACCCGTAACGTTATGAGAACACCAGATAAAGGTTAAAGAATATACCAGTAACATTATCAGAACACCAGATGAAGGTTAAAGAATATACCCGTAACGTTATGAGAACACCAGATAAAGGTTAAAGAATATACCAGTAACGTTATGAGAACACCAGATGATGGTTAAAGAATATACCAGTAACATTATGAAAATACCAGATAAAGGTTAAAGAGTATACTAACATGATAATATCAGATGGATGTCATGCAGATTAAAGAGTATACCAGTGACATTATGACAATACTAGATGGACGTCATACAGATTAAGAGTATTCCGAGTCATATGAGAATATCAGAGGAATGGCATACAGGCTGAAGAATATACAAGTAACGAAAATACCAGATTGGCATCCGTGGCTGATGCCCAGATAGTTTGAGCGttgggcttgtaaccgaagggttgctggttccatccc
The Sardina pilchardus chromosome 13, fSarPil1.1, whole genome shotgun sequence genome window above contains:
- the sertad3 gene encoding SERTA domain-containing protein 3; protein product: MTSKGLKRKFPVEPEEIGPAWEHQRQSVLDISIEKFQRDLNLVEPSLRRSVLIANTLRQIQFEEPMPSPNDAMVPPVEPVKTSPAPIQHSLLQNNFSFSHQGPVQSFPAVGYCPMLTENHGDEWMSTSPEEEFSLSTAISSILKELDGDGCQDSSQPCPSPPQRMPLGSIENLPGGLNAGPRHRPGLAGQRAEECGRRFEGSSQGGSMSVTRSTYLHDVALDSLFLDVDMSVFDREVSSLGARAFSTIANEELVKYLPSLTGSNSSALPSQGVKDLHELEHIMEILVES